CGTTAAATGCTTTTACAAATTCCATAATATTAACACCATGCTGACCAAGTGCCGGACCAACCGGTGGCGCAGGTGTGGCTTCGCCAGCAGGCAGTTGAAGTTTAACTTCAGCAACAACCTTTTTTGCCATTTTATTCCTCCGCTATTTATCTCATTTAGCTTACTTTCTCTATCTGATCAAATTCGAGTTCAACAGGTGTCTGTCTGTCAAAAATGTTTACAAGAACGATAATTTTTTCTCTCTCCGCATCAATCTCAGATATAACACCCTCAAAACCAATAAACGGACCCTCTTTAATTTTAACTCTATCACCTTTATCAAACTTAAGTTTTGTAACTTTAGGCACACCTTTCTCCAGTCTTTCTCTCATAGCCACTATTTCAGATTCCGGTACAACTACCGGCTCTCCACCTGTGCTAACGAATCCGAGCACTCTTGGAACGGCTCTTACCGTGCTTCTTACTCTATTATCAAGGTCCGCCTTAATAAAGATGTATCCCGGATAAAGCTTATCCCTCAGCTCTATTTTCGCTTCCGCCTTAAGCTCTGGACACTTTATCTTCTGGCCAATCCTCCCTATCGGTTTTTGTGGAAGACATCCTTTCCTGGTTTC
This region of Desulfurobacterium indicum genomic DNA includes:
- the nusG gene encoding transcription termination/antitermination protein NusG encodes the protein MAENRWYTLHVQSGFEDRVRANIVKALQQEGLLDKVEEIFIPANERVVIKVAGKEKAVFPLKGEPVAYEVETEDGKKVIFHIEDGKVWAEPVETRKGCLPQKPIGRIGQKIKCPELKAEAKIELRDKLYPGYIFIKADLDNRVRSTVRAVPRVLGFVSTGGEPVVVPESEIVAMRERLEKGVPKVTKLKFDKGDRVKIKEGPFIGFEGVISEIDAEREKIIVLVNIFDRQTPVELEFDQIEKVS